The proteins below are encoded in one region of Gemmatimonadota bacterium:
- a CDS encoding peptidyl-alpha-hydroxyglycine alpha-amidating lyase family protein: MSFGSGAYTYELQENWYSLPEGWSFGWITGVACDSQDRVYVYSRSEHPLIVFDRDGQFIKTIGDGILKDAHGIYIDGEDNLYLTDWLDHCVRKFDRDGNQVRVIGMPGVPGATDGDPFRKPTDAVVAPNGDIYVSDGYENARIHHYDGEGRHIHSWGSWGSAPGQFELSHCVRIDRYDRLWACDRTNERIQLFDLEGNYLEERAVPGKPDTTFFDPEEDIVYVAELDQQVGVYTLDGDLVSSWGGGRRSDRPGEFAGCPHGIWMDSRGDLYVGEVQADARLQKFVRTR; the protein is encoded by the coding sequence ATGAGTTTCGGCAGCGGCGCGTATACCTACGAATTGCAGGAGAACTGGTACAGCCTGCCGGAGGGCTGGTCCTTCGGCTGGATTACGGGCGTGGCGTGCGATTCGCAGGACCGGGTGTACGTGTACTCGAGGAGCGAGCATCCTTTAATCGTGTTCGACCGCGATGGACAGTTCATCAAGACGATCGGCGACGGCATACTCAAAGATGCGCACGGTATCTACATCGACGGCGAGGACAACCTCTACCTCACCGACTGGCTGGATCACTGCGTCCGCAAGTTCGACCGCGATGGAAACCAGGTGAGGGTGATCGGCATGCCCGGCGTCCCCGGGGCGACGGACGGCGATCCTTTTCGGAAGCCCACCGATGCCGTCGTCGCGCCGAACGGCGACATCTACGTGTCCGACGGCTACGAGAATGCCCGAATCCACCATTACGACGGCGAGGGCCGCCACATTCACTCCTGGGGAAGCTGGGGCTCGGCTCCGGGCCAGTTCGAACTCAGCCATTGCGTCCGCATCGACCGCTACGACCGGCTCTGGGCATGCGATCGCACCAACGAACGCATCCAGCTCTTCGACCTGGAAGGAAACTACCTCGAGGAACGCGCCGTTCCCGGCAAGCCCGACACCACCTTCTTCGATCCGGAAGAGGATATCGTATACGTGGCCGAACTCGACCAGCAGGTGGGTGTATACACTCTTGACGGCGACCTCGTCAGCAGCTGGGGAGGTGGGCGGCGCAGCGACCGGCCGGGCGAGTTTGCCGGATGTCCCCACGGCATCTGGATGGACTCCCGCGGCGACCTCTACGTCGGTGAAGTCCAGGCCGATGCCCGGTTGCAGAAGTTTGTACGGACCCGTTGA
- a CDS encoding amidohydrolase family protein: protein MRIIDPHTHVWINDPAFPWSAENDAPPAEDRTAEMLLALMDRHGVEKTVLVQYIGYRWDNTYVSHVLRAYPDRFAGVCRVNPKDPAAPDHLAHWVEEHGFQGVRLSPAEGPAGDWFRGPLMLPIFRRAEELRVPMLMLTRPGRLPDLASLLDRFPDLDVVVDHMADAQPARPDEIQAVLDLARYPRVYVKISHTWSISDQDYPWSDTHAMVKAVYQAFGGQRIMWGTDWPVCLPNAAYGQTLTVVRDEMKFIAPEDLPRVLGGTALDLWTFND, encoded by the coding sequence ATGCGCATCATCGACCCCCATACCCACGTCTGGATAAACGATCCCGCCTTCCCCTGGTCCGCGGAGAACGACGCCCCGCCCGCCGAGGACCGGACGGCGGAGATGCTCCTGGCCCTGATGGACCGGCACGGCGTGGAGAAGACCGTCCTGGTGCAGTACATCGGCTACCGCTGGGACAATACCTACGTTTCCCACGTCCTGCGCGCGTACCCGGACCGGTTTGCCGGCGTCTGCCGCGTCAATCCCAAAGATCCCGCCGCGCCGGACCACCTCGCCCACTGGGTGGAGGAGCACGGCTTCCAGGGCGTGAGATTGAGTCCCGCCGAAGGACCGGCGGGCGACTGGTTCCGCGGTCCCCTGATGCTGCCCATCTTCCGGCGCGCCGAGGAGCTCAGGGTCCCGATGCTCATGCTGACGCGGCCCGGCCGGTTGCCCGACCTGGCCAGCCTGCTGGACCGGTTTCCCGATCTCGACGTCGTCGTGGACCACATGGCCGACGCACAGCCTGCCCGGCCGGACGAAATCCAGGCCGTCCTCGACCTGGCCCGGTACCCCCGGGTATACGTGAAGATCAGCCATACCTGGTCCATTTCGGATCAGGACTATCCGTGGTCGGATACCCACGCCATGGTCAAGGCGGTCTACCAGGCCTTCGGCGGCCAGCGCATCATGTGGGGCACCGACTGGCCTGTCTGCCTTCCGAACGCGGCGTACGGCCAGACCCTGACGGTCGTCCGCGACGAGATGAAGTTCATCGCGCCGGAGGACCTGCCCCGCGTGCTGGGAGGCACGGCCCTGGACCTGTGGACCTTTAACGATTAG